A region of Huiozyma naganishii CBS 8797 chromosome 12, complete genome DNA encodes the following proteins:
- the KNAG0L01430 gene encoding uncharacterized protein (similar to Saccharomyces cerevisiae FCY2 (YER056C); ancestral locus Anc_7.236): protein MFKDFAQKISHLGGRGSQSSQHNGTTAGVVMVKDSDVESRDATSTTGSPEFRDMEKEGHLGDKSDVVSQVHSMDSNESYLFRLVSKLKAEVKGIEPITDEEKTERNPLHAANMWFSANLVLSAFAVGALGPCIYGLNFGASCLTILFFNLLGVFPVAYFSVFGARTGMRQMILSRYLMGNLTGRFFSLINVVSCVGWCVLNTIVSAQLLNMVNHSGHRCPLWAGCLLVLGLTVVISFFGYKVIHTYEQWSWIPNLAIFFVIAARLHKSGKWSNGDWAGGPTTAGGVLSLGCAVFGYAGAWTTYAADFTVYLPRNSNKTVIFLSLFCALSGALCFSMFLGAACGMGAVNDPVWAKLYEENAVGGIIYAVLVPKSLHGFGEFCCVVFALSTVGNNLPNMYTAALSAQALWEPFARVPRAFWTVAGNGAALSIAIPACYFFVSFLENFMNTVAYYSAIYITLGLCEHIIFRRCDFNSYDPADWRNSRKLPIGYASFTAFFVSAFGVALGMDQTYWVGEIARLIGKNGGDVGLEMGASWSFIVYVILRPLELKYVGR from the coding sequence ATGTTCAAAGACTTTGCGCAGAAAATATCACACTTGGGTGGCCGGGGTTCCCAGAGTTCGCAACATAATGGCACTACTGCCGGGGTTGTCATGGTCAAGGATTCCGATGTGGAGTCCAGAGACGCTACATCCACCACGGGGTCGCCTGAGTTTAGGGACATGGAGAAGGAGGGCCATCTCGGGGACAAGTCCGATGTCGTCTCCCAGGTTCATTCCATGGACTCGAATGAGTCGTATCTATTCCGGTTGGTGTCCAAGCTGAAGGCAGAGGTGAAAGGTATCGAGCCGATCacagacgaggagaagacaGAGAGGAACCCGTTGCACGCGGCCAACATGTGGTTCTCTGCAAACTTGGTGCTTTCCGCGTTCGCGGTCGGTGCGCTTGGTCCCTGTATCTACGGTCTTAACTTCGGGGCGTCCTGTCTGACGAtcctgttcttcaacttgcTCGGTGTGTTCCCAGTGGCCTATTTCTCCGTGTTCGGTGCCAGGACCGGGATGAGGCAGATGATTCTATCAAGGTACCTGATGGGTAACCTCACGGGGAGGTTCTTCTCCCTGATCAACGTTGTATCCTGCGTCGGGTGGTGTGTCTTGAACACAATTGTCTCCGCGCAACTGCTGAACATGGTGAACCACTCGGGCCACAGGTGTCCCCTGTGGGCTGGGTGTCTGCTTGTGTTGGGGCTGACGGTGGTCATTTCGTTCTTTGGGTACAAAGTGATCCACACGTACGAGCAATGGTCCTGGATCCCCAACTTGGCTATCTTCTTTGTGATTGCAGCAAGGTTGCACAAGTCTGGGAAATGGAGTAACGGTGACTGGGCAGGTGGTCCAACAACCGCCGGTGGCGTGTTGTCCCTCGGGTGTGCCGTATTCGGGTACGCTGGTGCGTGGACCACGTACGCCGCGGACTTCACGGTGTACTTGCCACGCAACTCCAACAAGACGGTGATCTTTCTGAGTCTGTTCTGCGCACTGAGCGGGGCCCTGTGCTTCTCGATGTTCTTGGGGGCCGCCTGCGGGATGGGTGCAGTGAACGACCCGGTATGGGCGAAACTGTACGAGGAGAACGCCGTCGGTGGGATCATCTACGCGGTACTCGTGCCCAAGTCCTTACACGGGTTCGGTGAGTTCTGTTGCGTTGTGTTTGCGCTGTCGACCGTGGGGAACAACTTGCCCAACATGTACACTGCTGCGTTATCCGCACAGGCCCTGTGGGAACCCTTTGCGCGTGTCCCACGTGCGTTCTGGACCGTTGCAGGGAACGGTGCCGCATTGAGCATCGCCATCCCCGCGTGTTACTTCTTCGTCAGTTTCTTGGAGAACTTCATGAACACGGTCGCTTACTACAGTGCGATCTACATCACTCTCGGGTTATGCGAGCACATCATCTTCAGACGCTGCGACTTCAACTCGTACGACCCTGCGGACTGGAGGAACAGCAGGAAGCTGCCCATCGGGTACGCTAGTTTCACCGCCTTCTTCGTCAGCGCGTTCGGTGTCGCCCTGGGGATGGACCAGACCTACTGGGTCGGCGAGATCGCCAGACTCATCGGCAAGAACGGCGGGGACGTCGGCCTCGAGATGGGTGCCTCGTGGTCCTTCATCGTCTACGTCATCCTGAGACCCCTCGAGCTGAAGTACGTTGGCCGGTGA